The Beijerinckiaceae bacterium genome has a window encoding:
- a CDS encoding cobalt-precorrin-5B (C(1))-methyltransferase produces MSEADEISARAVPLRKGWTTGACAAAAAGAAYEALVSGAFPDPVAITLPGGARPLFALAYEELGEDFATAGIIKDAGDDPDVTHGALVIARVRHGAPQSGVQFRAGEGIGVVTRAGLPLPPGEPAINPVPRRMIVAAIEDVARSYEVAGDVLVEISIPGGEKIAERTLNARLGIIGGLSILGTTGIVVPFSCAAWIDTIHRGIDVARAAGLDHIAGSTGSTSEAAIKALHGLPEIALIEMGDFVGGMLKYLRRHEVAKVTIAGGFAKMTKLGQGLLDLHSRRGEVDFSWLAALCAVAGAGHQFIAQVNSANTAKEILDLAQAEGFDIASPVAEAAWQTAAKPLRDSNIVLEVVIFDREGGLVARTPFRRVH; encoded by the coding sequence ATGAGCGAAGCTGACGAAATTTCTGCGCGGGCGGTACCTTTGCGCAAGGGCTGGACGACTGGGGCCTGCGCCGCCGCCGCCGCAGGGGCGGCCTATGAGGCACTGGTCAGCGGCGCCTTTCCCGACCCCGTCGCCATCACTTTGCCGGGCGGGGCGCGCCCGCTTTTTGCGCTCGCTTACGAGGAGCTTGGCGAGGATTTCGCCACCGCGGGTATCATCAAGGATGCGGGCGATGATCCCGACGTGACCCATGGTGCCCTTGTCATCGCCCGCGTCCGCCATGGCGCGCCTCAATCCGGCGTCCAGTTTCGGGCCGGAGAAGGTATTGGCGTGGTGACCCGCGCGGGCCTCCCCCTGCCGCCGGGCGAGCCGGCGATCAATCCGGTTCCCCGCCGGATGATCGTCGCGGCCATCGAAGACGTTGCCCGCAGCTACGAAGTCGCCGGCGACGTGCTGGTCGAGATTTCGATCCCAGGCGGTGAAAAAATTGCCGAGCGAACGCTTAACGCGCGTCTCGGCATTATAGGCGGTCTTTCGATCCTCGGAACGACGGGGATCGTTGTCCCGTTTTCCTGCGCGGCCTGGATCGACACGATTCATCGGGGCATCGACGTTGCTCGTGCCGCTGGCCTCGACCATATCGCCGGCTCGACCGGCTCGACCTCGGAGGCCGCCATCAAGGCCTTGCATGGGCTGCCGGAAATTGCGCTGATCGAAATGGGAGATTTCGTCGGCGGCATGCTGAAGTATTTGCGCCGGCACGAAGTTGCCAAGGTAACGATCGCCGGAGGCTTTGCCAAAATGACCAAGCTCGGACAAGGTCTTCTTGACCTCCATTCGCGCCGTGGCGAAGTCGATTTTTCCTGGCTTGCGGCACTTTGCGCGGTCGCGGGCGCCGGCCATCAATTCATCGCGCAGGTGAATAGCGCCAATACCGCCAAGGAGATTCTGGATCTCGCGCAGGCGGAAGGTTTTGACATCGCGTCCCCGGTTGCCGAAGCGGCTTGGCAAACGGCAGCCAAGCCCCTGCGGGACAGCAATATCGTGCTTGAAGTCGTAATTTTCGATCGAGAGGGCGGTCTCGTCGCCCGAACGCCTTTTCGGCGGGTTCATTGA
- a CDS encoding cobyrinic acid a,c-diamide synthase (responsible for the amidation of carboxylic groups at position A and C of cobyrinic acid or hydrogenobrynic acid) has product MLSLGLMRAFKNAGLRVAGAKCGPDFIDPAFHAAATGRRSFNLDSWAMPPAFLDALASLSSEACDLILCEGLMGLFDGVPAAQGRTGSTADIAARLGWPVLLVVDVGGQSQTAAAIVKGCASFDPRIHIAGVILNRVASARHRTLASQAIETLGIKVLGALPRDENIRLPERHLGLVQASETADLDALLEKLAGFVAEHVDTDALLSAARASSEPRESAPFALAPPAQKIAIARDEAFSFLYPHILAGWRQAGAEIAFFSPLANEPPPDDCALCWLPGGYPELHAGRLSAAEDFFKGLRKFAQSKAVHGECGGYMVLGQELTDKEGGVHRMGGLLGPSFNFARRKLHLGYREARLAEDHFLGAAGVRLRGHEFHYATIEEAATPDPPFAFVWDAYGGNELAEGSRRGTVTGSFFHLIAAGDGGEAK; this is encoded by the coding sequence ATGCTCAGCCTGGGCCTCATGCGGGCCTTCAAAAACGCTGGCCTTCGCGTCGCGGGCGCCAAATGCGGGCCGGATTTCATCGACCCGGCGTTTCATGCCGCCGCCACAGGAAGACGGAGCTTTAATCTCGACAGTTGGGCGATGCCACCGGCTTTTCTCGACGCGCTCGCCTCTCTTAGCAGCGAAGCTTGCGATCTTATTCTGTGCGAAGGCTTGATGGGGCTTTTCGACGGTGTACCGGCGGCGCAAGGCCGCACCGGATCGACCGCGGATATCGCGGCCAGGCTCGGCTGGCCTGTCCTGCTCGTTGTCGATGTCGGCGGGCAGTCGCAAACAGCGGCCGCCATTGTCAAGGGCTGCGCCAGTTTCGATCCCCGCATCCATATTGCCGGCGTCATTTTAAACCGTGTCGCCAGTGCCCGCCATCGGACGCTCGCGTCCCAAGCCATAGAGACGCTCGGAATAAAAGTTCTCGGTGCCTTGCCGCGCGATGAAAACATACGTTTGCCGGAACGCCACCTCGGTCTCGTGCAAGCTTCCGAAACCGCCGATCTCGATGCCCTGTTGGAAAAGCTCGCCGGTTTTGTGGCTGAACATGTCGATACCGACGCCCTCTTGTCGGCGGCCCGCGCGTCGTCGGAACCACGCGAAAGCGCGCCGTTTGCGCTGGCCCCCCCGGCGCAGAAAATCGCCATCGCGCGGGACGAGGCATTTTCTTTTTTGTATCCGCATATTCTGGCGGGCTGGCGCCAGGCCGGCGCCGAAATCGCTTTCTTTTCGCCGCTCGCGAATGAACCGCCGCCTGACGATTGCGCGCTCTGCTGGCTGCCGGGCGGCTATCCGGAACTCCATGCCGGGCGGCTTTCCGCGGCCGAGGATTTTTTCAAGGGCTTGCGCAAATTCGCCCAAAGCAAAGCCGTCCATGGTGAATGCGGCGGCTACATGGTGTTGGGCCAAGAGCTGACGGACAAGGAAGGCGGGGTTCACAGGATGGGGGGACTGCTGGGTCCTTCCTTCAATTTTGCCCGGCGAAAACTCCACCTCGGCTATCGCGAAGCCCGGCTTGCCGAGGATCACTTTTTAGGGGCGGCCGGGGTCCGCTTGCGCGGCCATGAGTTTCACTATGCGACGATCGAGGAGGCGGCTACGCCCGACCCGCCGTTTGCATTTGTGTGGGATGCCTATGGCGGCAACGAACTTGCGGAAGGCAGTCGGCGCGGCACGGTGACGGGGAGTTTTTTTCATCTTATCGCAGCCGGAGATGGAGGAGAGGCAAAGTGA
- a CDS encoding alkylhydroperoxidase produces MTKLIEENAASQEVLAVYADIKETRKIDWINNFWKALATHPATLKRIWDNIKQVMAPGALDPLTKELIYIAVSVTNNCPYCIASHTAAARSKGMTDQQFAELLAVTGLANETNRLANGYGIPVDERFLNPGG; encoded by the coding sequence GTGACGAAATTGATTGAAGAAAACGCCGCCTCGCAAGAGGTGCTGGCGGTCTACGCGGACATCAAAGAGACCCGCAAGATCGATTGGATCAATAATTTCTGGAAGGCGCTTGCCACTCATCCGGCGACCTTGAAGCGCATATGGGACAACATCAAGCAGGTCATGGCGCCGGGCGCCCTGGACCCGCTGACCAAGGAGTTGATTTACATTGCCGTCAGCGTCACCAACAATTGCCCCTATTGCATCGCGTCGCACACAGCCGCCGCGCGCAGCAAGGGAATGACCGACCAGCAATTCGCAGAATTGCTGGCCGTTACCGGTCTTGCGAATGAAACAAACCGATTGGCGAACGGATATGGCATTCCGGTGGATGAGCGCTTTCTCAATCCCGGCGGCTGA
- a CDS encoding FAD-binding monooxygenase, with protein MTSVAQTSVLIAGAGPTGLTLALTLRSYGVNVRLIDRLAAPATVSKALAVWSGSLEALAGLGVIDKFVASGARLDSLTFGDGRHRLGRLAVGAGIDSPYPYPLLLPQSRTEEILSERLAEVGVKVERGAELVGFAHDETGVTARIRHAGGAEEEVRTLYLVGADGARSIVRQSLGVTFEGDTEPHIYLLGDVKITGGGLDHRTIYIWWHQGGTVALFPFEEATWRIFAMRADSADAPPTLAELQAHMDRHGPPGAQLHDPTWLSAFRINERLAGRYRMGRIFLAGDAAHIHSPAGGQGMNTGIQDATNLGWKLAHALRGLGNAELLLDSYEAERRPVAREVVDGAAQKLRAAFATGMVVRLIRDLAMVVAGKLPWVQKKLQEELSETQIVYRGGPLVELGVPPRHAQRTDVGTRARDADFIDPQNGQKNRLWPRLSGPHHTLLVFEDAAAPIPLDSIAAYRGKDLALIRLDAKSDPGGQVRDRYHIGVPGWVLVRPDQVVAARGGARDLARLANYLDHVLGASATS; from the coding sequence ATGACCAGCGTTGCCCAAACTTCTGTCCTGATTGCCGGCGCCGGACCAACGGGCCTGACCCTCGCGCTCACTCTGCGAAGCTATGGAGTGAATGTGCGCTTGATCGACCGTCTGGCGGCCCCCGCGACGGTGTCCAAGGCGCTGGCCGTGTGGAGCGGCAGCCTGGAGGCGCTGGCCGGCCTTGGCGTGATCGATAAGTTCGTGGCGTCCGGTGCAAGGCTGGATTCGCTGACATTCGGCGACGGCCGGCATCGGTTGGGCAGGTTGGCGGTTGGCGCCGGTATCGACAGCCCCTATCCCTACCCGCTTCTGCTTCCTCAATCGCGCACGGAAGAGATTCTGAGCGAGCGGCTGGCCGAAGTCGGCGTGAAAGTGGAACGTGGCGCCGAACTGGTCGGCTTTGCCCACGACGAGACAGGGGTCACGGCGCGCATCCGTCATGCCGGTGGCGCGGAAGAAGAGGTGCGCACGCTATATCTCGTGGGTGCCGACGGCGCCCGTAGCATCGTGCGCCAGAGCCTCGGTGTGACCTTCGAGGGCGATACGGAGCCGCACATCTATCTGCTGGGCGATGTGAAGATCACCGGCGGCGGCCTCGACCACCGCACAATTTACATTTGGTGGCACCAGGGCGGCACTGTCGCTTTATTCCCGTTCGAGGAGGCGACCTGGCGCATCTTCGCCATGCGGGCGGACAGCGCGGATGCACCGCCGACGCTCGCTGAACTCCAAGCGCACATGGACCGTCACGGGCCACCCGGTGCGCAGCTTCACGATCCGACCTGGCTTTCCGCATTCCGCATCAATGAACGCTTGGCCGGCCGTTACCGCATGGGCCGAATCTTCCTTGCCGGCGATGCCGCCCATATCCACAGTCCGGCCGGGGGCCAGGGCATGAACACCGGGATCCAGGATGCCACCAATCTCGGCTGGAAATTGGCGCATGCGCTTCGCGGCCTGGGCAACGCTGAATTGCTCCTCGACAGCTATGAGGCCGAACGGCGGCCGGTGGCCCGCGAGGTCGTCGACGGAGCGGCGCAGAAGCTCCGTGCGGCCTTCGCCACGGGGATGGTGGTGCGCCTGATCCGGGATCTTGCGATGGTGGTCGCCGGCAAGCTGCCCTGGGTGCAGAAGAAACTGCAGGAGGAACTCTCCGAGACTCAGATCGTCTATCGCGGCGGCCCTCTCGTGGAACTCGGGGTGCCACCGCGCCATGCTCAACGCACCGATGTTGGCACGCGGGCCCGCGACGCCGACTTCATCGATCCTCAAAATGGCCAAAAAAACAGGCTCTGGCCACGCCTTAGCGGCCCCCATCATACTCTGCTCGTGTTCGAGGACGCCGCGGCGCCGATACCGCTCGACAGCATTGCCGCCTATCGAGGGAAGGATCTCGCGCTGATCCGGCTCGACGCAAAGAGCGATCCGGGCGGGCAGGTTCGGGACCGCTATCATATCGGTGTCCCGGGTTGGGTGTTGGTGCGCCCTGACCAGGTGGTGGCGGCGCGCGGCGGGGCCCGCGATCTCGCGCGGCTCGCCAACTACCTCGATCATGTGCTAGGGGCGAGCGCTACGTCATAA
- a CDS encoding FAD-dependent oxidoreductase, protein MTMSNAEHDVIVIGAGAAGIAATRRLVEAKIDVLLLEARDRVGGRAYSLRKGDGPAIDLGCGWLHSANVNPWTEIATALGFEIDRTPPPWQDEKRQMGMAPAQHNAFGKASMRFWSHFDTGLEIIDRPAGAYLEAGNPWNALIDATSTYINGAELDRVSAVDLSRYADTQINWRLLAGFGTLIARCSLGLPIALGCKVTEIDHSGSDLCVETAHGALRARAVIVTVSTNLLAAGALCFKPELSAPCAAAADLPLGYAEKVFLTIDDAAKFPEDARFFGATDRTATGTYHFRPLGRPVIEAYFGGRLARELQTAGKAAMIAFAIEEIASVLGTAIVSHLEPLKVSSWANDPLVLGSYSHARPGRAEARSVLGTPIQNRIFFAGEACSIHDFSTAHGAYKSGVAAAEACLAHAPIGLRAGRYLSP, encoded by the coding sequence ATGACCATGTCGAATGCTGAGCACGATGTCATCGTAATCGGGGCTGGGGCAGCCGGAATCGCTGCGACGCGCCGTCTCGTCGAGGCCAAAATCGATGTGCTGCTTCTCGAAGCGCGCGATCGCGTCGGCGGCCGGGCCTACAGCCTGCGCAAAGGCGACGGTCCTGCGATTGATCTTGGATGTGGCTGGCTGCATTCAGCAAACGTCAACCCCTGGACCGAGATTGCCACGGCTCTTGGTTTCGAGATCGATCGAACTCCTCCGCCTTGGCAAGATGAGAAGCGCCAGATGGGAATGGCGCCGGCGCAACATAATGCGTTTGGCAAAGCCTCGATGCGCTTCTGGAGCCATTTTGATACCGGTTTGGAGATTATCGATCGGCCTGCCGGTGCTTACCTTGAGGCGGGGAACCCATGGAACGCGCTGATCGATGCGACGTCGACCTACATCAATGGAGCGGAACTCGACCGGGTCTCGGCGGTGGATCTGTCTCGATACGCAGACACGCAAATCAATTGGCGCCTACTGGCCGGCTTCGGAACATTGATCGCACGCTGCAGTCTTGGTCTTCCGATAGCGTTAGGCTGCAAAGTGACTGAGATTGACCACTCGGGTTCTGACCTTTGCGTTGAAACTGCGCATGGCGCTCTACGAGCTCGAGCGGTCATTGTTACGGTTTCGACCAATCTGTTGGCTGCTGGCGCACTATGTTTCAAGCCCGAACTCTCAGCACCATGCGCCGCTGCCGCCGATCTCCCCCTCGGCTACGCGGAAAAGGTCTTTCTCACAATTGATGATGCCGCCAAATTTCCAGAAGACGCCCGCTTTTTCGGGGCGACAGATCGGACAGCGACAGGCACCTATCATTTTCGACCCTTGGGCCGGCCTGTGATCGAAGCCTATTTCGGCGGCCGCTTGGCTCGCGAACTGCAAACCGCTGGCAAGGCCGCGATGATCGCCTTTGCGATCGAGGAGATCGCCTCGGTTCTGGGCACCGCGATCGTCTCTCATTTGGAGCCGCTAAAGGTCAGCAGCTGGGCGAACGACCCGCTCGTCTTGGGATCCTATTCACACGCAAGGCCAGGTCGAGCGGAGGCCCGCTCCGTGCTCGGCACGCCAATCCAAAACCGCATCTTCTTTGCGGGCGAGGCATGTTCGATCCATGATTTTTCAACGGCGCATGGCGCGTATAAGAGTGGCGTTGCCGCTGCGGAAGCGTGCTTGGCCCATGCGCCAATTGGGTTGCGGGCTGGGCGTTATTTAAGCCCCTAG